One segment of Streptomyces roseifaciens DNA contains the following:
- a CDS encoding magnesium and cobalt transport protein CorA, with translation MSMIRDLREAVRPALRRGALPYEYDSTRDPSVSSAVVDCAVYRDGKRLSDHVSPAEAMRRVRTGGGFAWIGLHEPTEREFSGIAAVFGLHPLAVEDAVHAHQRPKLERYDDTLFTVFKTIHYVEHAELTATSEVVETGEVMCFTGPDFIITVRHGGQGSLRALRHRLQDDPELLSKGPSAVLHAIADQVVDGYIAVADAVQDDIDEVEIDVFSPAGKGASRGGDAGRIYQLKREVLEFKRAVAPLLRPMQQLSERPMRLVDPDIQKYFRDVADHLARVHEQVLSFDDLLNSILQANLAQASVAQNEDMRKITSWAAIFAVPTMIAGIYGMNFDHMPELHWKYGYPAVMVVTVAICVTIHRGFKRNGWL, from the coding sequence ATGTCGATGATCCGTGATCTGCGTGAGGCCGTCCGCCCCGCCCTGCGCCGCGGCGCCCTGCCGTACGAGTACGACTCGACCCGGGACCCGTCCGTCAGCAGTGCGGTCGTCGACTGCGCCGTCTACCGCGACGGCAAGCGCCTCAGCGACCACGTCAGCCCCGCCGAGGCGATGCGCCGGGTGCGGACCGGCGGCGGCTTCGCCTGGATCGGGCTGCACGAGCCGACGGAGCGTGAGTTCTCGGGCATCGCCGCGGTGTTCGGGCTGCACCCGCTCGCCGTGGAGGACGCCGTCCACGCCCACCAGCGGCCCAAGCTGGAACGTTACGACGACACGCTGTTCACCGTCTTCAAGACCATCCACTACGTCGAGCACGCCGAGCTCACCGCCACCAGCGAGGTCGTCGAGACCGGCGAGGTGATGTGCTTCACCGGGCCGGACTTCATCATCACCGTCCGGCACGGTGGCCAGGGCTCGCTGCGCGCGCTGCGCCACCGCCTCCAGGACGACCCGGAGCTGCTCTCCAAGGGCCCCTCCGCCGTCCTGCACGCGATCGCCGACCAGGTCGTGGACGGCTACATCGCCGTCGCCGACGCCGTGCAGGACGACATCGACGAGGTGGAGATCGATGTCTTCTCGCCCGCCGGCAAGGGCGCCTCGCGCGGCGGCGACGCGGGCCGGATCTACCAGCTCAAGCGCGAGGTGCTGGAGTTCAAGCGGGCCGTCGCCCCGCTGCTGCGGCCGATGCAGCAGCTCAGCGAGCGGCCGATGCGGCTGGTCGACCCGGACATCCAGAAGTACTTCCGGGACGTCGCCGACCACCTCGCCCGCGTCCACGAGCAGGTGCTGTCCTTCGACGACCTGCTGAACTCCATCCTCCAGGCCAACCTCGCGCAGGCATCGGTGGCGCAGAACGAGGACATGCGGAAGATCACGTCCTGGGCGGCGATCTTCGCCGTGCCGACGATGATCGCCGGGATCTACGGGATGAACTTCGACCACATGCCGGAGCTGCACTGGAAGTACGGCTATCCGGCGGTCATGGTCGTCACGGTCGCCATCTGTGTGACGATCCACCGCGGCTTCAAGCGGAACGGCTGGCTCTAG
- a CDS encoding suppressor of fused domain protein: protein MSDVLALVEARLRTALGEPDARAAVTFLGTDRIEVLRFHDGDVVRYATLGMSAQPMADPTAVIADPLRGPRAELVLSVRAGLADTDKVLRPLAVLAASPQVEGLIVAPGASLDTGEPLWPGAPFTSVLVAESGGLVEDLELDEPMDPVRFLPLLPMTPNEAAWKRVQGAAALEERWLRNGTDLRDPMRSGVPLG from the coding sequence ATGTCAGACGTTCTCGCACTGGTCGAGGCCCGGCTCCGGACAGCCCTGGGCGAACCGGACGCGCGCGCAGCGGTGACCTTCCTCGGCACGGACCGGATCGAGGTCCTCCGCTTCCATGACGGGGACGTCGTGCGCTACGCCACGCTCGGCATGTCCGCCCAGCCGATGGCCGACCCGACGGCCGTGATCGCCGACCCGCTCCGCGGGCCCCGCGCCGAGCTGGTCCTCTCCGTCCGCGCCGGCCTCGCCGACACCGACAAGGTGCTGCGGCCACTGGCCGTCCTCGCCGCCTCCCCCCAGGTGGAGGGCCTGATCGTGGCGCCCGGCGCCTCCCTCGACACCGGCGAACCGCTCTGGCCCGGGGCGCCCTTCACCTCCGTCCTCGTCGCCGAGTCCGGCGGTCTGGTCGAGGACCTGGAGCTGGACGAGCCGATGGACCCCGTCCGCTTCCTCCCGCTGCTGCCCATGACCCCCAACGAGGCGGCCTGGAAGAGGGTGCAGGGAGCGGCCGCGCTGGAGGAGCGGTGGCTGAGGAACGGCACCGACCTGCGTGACCCGATGCGCTCCGGGGTACCCCTGGGATGA
- a CDS encoding DUF6758 family protein — protein MRGEPSCPKCGGRVRAPGLFADSWQCDVHGTVHPLQPVVPPSVEALAVVVNRARVPVWMPWPLPVGWLFTGVVCAGDDRSGGRATAVACSGPSPLGGPGELLLVAEELGVGLGARYAGVAGPDPGPYLRVDRSPHAKVHAAGRPTPLWHVEGAPEDRAVFAGEARGLWLWAVVWPEQSGLLMYDELVLTDLRDAGAEVDLLPCGALSPRLLPPAGR, from the coding sequence ATGAGGGGCGAACCCAGTTGCCCGAAGTGCGGTGGCCGGGTGCGAGCGCCCGGTCTCTTCGCCGACTCCTGGCAGTGCGACGTCCACGGCACGGTGCACCCTCTGCAGCCCGTCGTCCCGCCGAGCGTGGAGGCCCTGGCCGTCGTCGTCAACCGGGCCCGGGTGCCCGTGTGGATGCCCTGGCCCCTGCCCGTCGGCTGGCTCTTCACCGGCGTGGTCTGCGCGGGGGACGACCGCAGCGGCGGGCGGGCCACCGCCGTCGCCTGCTCCGGCCCCAGCCCCCTTGGCGGCCCCGGTGAGCTGCTCCTCGTGGCCGAGGAGCTCGGCGTCGGCCTCGGCGCGCGCTACGCGGGCGTCGCCGGCCCCGACCCCGGCCCCTACCTCCGCGTCGACCGCTCCCCGCACGCCAAGGTCCACGCCGCCGGCCGCCCCACCCCCCTCTGGCACGTCGAGGGCGCCCCGGAGGACCGGGCCGTCTTCGCGGGCGAGGCGCGCGGGCTGTGGCTGTGGGCCGTGGTCTGGCCGGAGCAGTCGGGACTGCTGATGTACGACGAACTGGTCCTCACGGACCTGCGGGACGCGGGGGCGGAGGTCGACCTCCTGCCGTGCGGGGCGCTGTCGCCGCGCCTGCTGCCACCGGCGGGGCGCTAG
- a CDS encoding PHP domain-containing protein, which produces MRIDLHTHSTASDGTDTPAELVRNAAAAGLDVVALTDHDGVGGHAEAIAALPAGLTLVTGAELSCRLGGPDGFSVHMLAYLFDPLEPELARERDLVRDDRVPRARAMVTKLNELGVPVSWERVAQIAGDGAVGRPHVATAMVELGVLDSVSDAFTSEWLAGDGRAFVEKHELDPFDAIRLVKAAGGVTVLAHPFALKRGNCASESAIAELASAGLDGIEVDHMDHDAPTRARLRGLAADLSLLTTGSSDYHGSRKTCALGEFTTDPEIYGEITRRATGAFPVPGAGG; this is translated from the coding sequence GTGCGCATCGACCTGCACACCCACTCCACGGCCTCGGACGGTACGGACACCCCCGCCGAGCTGGTCCGCAACGCGGCCGCCGCCGGGCTGGACGTCGTGGCGCTCACCGACCACGACGGCGTCGGCGGTCACGCCGAGGCCATCGCGGCGCTCCCCGCCGGGCTGACCCTCGTCACCGGCGCCGAGCTCTCCTGCAGGCTCGGCGGCCCGGACGGCTTCAGCGTTCACATGCTGGCCTACCTCTTCGACCCGCTGGAGCCCGAGCTGGCCCGCGAGCGGGATCTCGTCCGCGACGACCGCGTCCCCCGCGCCCGCGCCATGGTCACCAAGCTCAACGAGCTCGGCGTCCCGGTCAGCTGGGAGCGCGTGGCGCAGATCGCGGGCGACGGCGCCGTCGGCCGGCCGCACGTGGCCACCGCCATGGTCGAGCTGGGCGTCCTGGACAGCGTCTCCGACGCCTTCACCTCCGAGTGGCTCGCCGGCGACGGCCGTGCCTTCGTCGAGAAGCACGAGCTGGATCCCTTCGACGCGATCCGCCTGGTCAAGGCGGCCGGCGGGGTCACCGTCCTCGCGCACCCGTTCGCGCTCAAGCGCGGCAACTGCGCCTCCGAGAGCGCGATAGCCGAGCTGGCCTCGGCCGGGCTCGACGGCATCGAGGTCGACCACATGGACCACGACGCCCCGACCCGCGCCCGGCTGCGCGGCCTGGCCGCCGACCTCTCCCTGCTGACCACCGGCTCCAGCGACTACCACGGCAGCCGCAAGACCTGCGCGCTCGGCGAGTTCACGACCGATCCGGAAATCTACGGCGAGATCACGCGCCGGGCCACGGGCGCGTTCCCCGTCCCCGGCGCCGGCGGCTGA
- a CDS encoding MarC family protein codes for MFDFAVFGSLFLTLFVIMDPPGITPIFLALTSGRPAKVQRRMAWQAAAVAFGVITVFGLCGQQILDYLHITTPALMIAGGLLLLLIALDLLTGKSEEPTQTKDVNVALVPLGMPLLAGPGAIVSVILAVQHADSAGAQISVWAAIAAMHVVLWLVMRYSLLIIRVIKDGGVVLVTRLAGMMLSALAVQQIINGITQVIAAK; via the coding sequence GTGTTCGACTTCGCCGTCTTCGGATCCCTCTTCCTCACCCTTTTCGTGATCATGGACCCGCCCGGGATCACCCCGATCTTCCTGGCGCTCACCTCGGGCCGCCCGGCCAAGGTCCAGCGCCGGATGGCCTGGCAGGCGGCCGCGGTCGCCTTCGGCGTGATCACCGTCTTCGGGCTCTGCGGCCAGCAGATCCTGGACTACCTGCACATCACCACCCCCGCCCTGATGATCGCGGGCGGCCTGCTCCTGCTGCTGATCGCGCTGGACCTGCTCACGGGCAAGTCGGAGGAGCCGACGCAGACCAAGGACGTCAACGTGGCGCTCGTGCCGCTCGGCATGCCGCTGCTGGCCGGCCCGGGCGCGATCGTCTCGGTGATCCTCGCGGTGCAGCACGCGGACTCCGCCGGCGCGCAGATCTCGGTGTGGGCGGCGATCGCCGCCATGCACGTCGTGCTGTGGCTGGTGATGCGCTACTCGCTGCTGATCATCCGGGTGATCAAGGACGGCGGCGTGGTGCTGGTGACGCGGCTCGCGGGCATGATGCTCTCGGCGCTCGCCGTCCAGCAGATCATCAACGGCATCACGCAGGTGATCGCGGCCAAGTGA
- a CDS encoding NYN domain-containing protein, whose translation MADSPEHLHAIAAAVERTNDLLTRVLAEVATTPSTHAIFVDAGYVYAAAGRLVAGTEDRRSFDLDAEGLIEAFIDRARTIFPDSRLLRVYWYDGARRRIHTTEQQRIAELPDVKVRLGNLNANNQQKGVDSLIRTDLESLARHRAISDAALIGGDEDLVSAVEAAQGYGARVHLWGIEATGGRNQAEPLLWEVDSQRTFDLDFCKPYVTRRPVAELFADAASAGWPAPGRDDVRFVGAQVAAQWLASRGRDTVAELMPGHPILPGAVDQELLVEAEALLGLSLRGHADLRRALRDGFWDHLQTQF comes from the coding sequence ATGGCTGACTCCCCCGAGCACCTGCACGCGATCGCCGCCGCCGTCGAGCGCACCAACGACCTCCTGACGCGCGTGCTGGCCGAGGTCGCGACCACCCCGTCCACCCACGCGATCTTCGTCGACGCCGGCTACGTGTACGCCGCGGCGGGCCGCCTCGTCGCCGGCACCGAGGACCGCCGCTCCTTCGACCTCGACGCCGAAGGGCTGATCGAGGCCTTCATCGACCGGGCGCGCACGATCTTCCCCGACAGCCGGCTGCTGCGCGTCTACTGGTACGACGGCGCCCGCCGCCGCATCCACACCACCGAGCAGCAGCGCATCGCCGAGCTCCCCGACGTCAAGGTCCGCCTCGGCAACCTCAACGCCAACAACCAGCAGAAGGGCGTCGACTCCCTCATCCGCACCGACCTGGAATCGCTCGCCCGCCACCGGGCCATCAGCGACGCGGCCCTCATCGGCGGCGACGAGGACCTCGTCTCGGCCGTCGAGGCCGCCCAGGGCTACGGCGCCCGCGTCCACCTGTGGGGCATCGAGGCGACCGGCGGGCGCAACCAGGCCGAGCCGCTGCTGTGGGAGGTGGACAGCCAGCGCACCTTCGACCTCGACTTCTGCAAGCCGTACGTCACCCGGCGCCCCGTCGCCGAGCTCTTCGCGGACGCCGCCTCCGCGGGCTGGCCCGCACCCGGCCGCGACGACGTGCGCTTCGTCGGGGCCCAGGTCGCCGCCCAGTGGCTGGCCTCGCGCGGCCGCGACACCGTCGCCGAGCTGATGCCCGGCCACCCGATCCTGCCCGGCGCCGTCGACCAGGAGCTGCTCGTCGAGGCCGAGGCGCTGCTCGGGCTCTCCCTGCGCGGGCACGCGGACCTGCGGCGGGCGCTCCGGGACGGGTTCTGGGACCACTTGCAGACGCAGTTCTGA
- a CDS encoding VOC family protein produces the protein MSLTDRAVPGAPCWVSLLTGDLAASQAFYGAVMGWTFRRGSLGEDFSVALSDGRPVAGISNVARRMGVNVKVPVSWTSYFAVENADVTASRIRERGATVAVGPLTVGPGRAALAADPAGAVFGFWEGKTLREWRIGRQGAPAWLELRTRDAFASAIFYGEVFEWATGRPDRCEVRYEDELVMVRSGGHTVACLRGGAIEAAPDPQVRPRWHVYFCVDDVEKAVESALAAGGTVVAEPGESQVGHEATLRDPDGGLFTVTTATRS, from the coding sequence ATGTCGCTCACTGACCGTGCCGTGCCCGGGGCACCGTGCTGGGTGAGCCTGCTGACCGGCGACCTCGCCGCGTCGCAGGCCTTCTACGGTGCCGTCATGGGCTGGACCTTCCGCCGCGGCAGCCTCGGCGAGGACTTCTCCGTCGCACTCTCCGACGGCAGGCCCGTCGCCGGCATCAGCAACGTCGCCCGCCGCATGGGCGTCAACGTCAAGGTCCCCGTCTCCTGGACGTCCTACTTCGCCGTCGAGAACGCCGACGTGACCGCCTCGCGCATCCGTGAGCGCGGCGCCACCGTCGCCGTCGGCCCGCTCACCGTCGGGCCCGGCCGCGCCGCGCTGGCCGCCGACCCCGCGGGGGCCGTCTTCGGCTTCTGGGAGGGCAAGACCCTGCGCGAGTGGAGGATCGGCCGGCAGGGCGCCCCCGCCTGGCTGGAGCTGCGCACCCGCGACGCCTTCGCCTCCGCCATCTTCTACGGCGAGGTCTTCGAGTGGGCCACGGGACGTCCCGACCGCTGCGAGGTCCGCTACGAGGACGAACTCGTCATGGTGCGGTCCGGCGGCCACACCGTGGCCTGCCTGCGCGGCGGCGCCATCGAGGCCGCCCCCGACCCGCAGGTCCGGCCGCGCTGGCACGTCTACTTCTGCGTCGACGACGTCGAGAAGGCCGTCGAGTCCGCGCTCGCCGCCGGCGGCACGGTGGTCGCCGAGCCGGGGGAGTCGCAGGTGGGGCACGAGGCGACGCTGCGCGACCCCGACGGCGGGCTCTTCACGGTCACGACGGCCACGAGGAGCTGA
- a CDS encoding alpha/beta fold hydrolase, with translation MSRPPFLTLPPCARAHRLSTSRGEFAVHDAQPSSPPRGTVLLVPGFTGSKEDFIALLEPIAAAGYRAVAVDGRGQHETEGPRDEAAYALGELARDVLAQAEALGGDGGGVHLLGHSLGGLISRAAVLDDASPFRSLTIMSCGPAAICAAQQERTRLLVAALGAYDMGTVWLEMRRADGESAPAAPVPPELDAFLRRRWMGTAPEQLMATGRQLTAEPDRTAELAAVPLPKHVISGAVDYAWPVPSIDAMAKELSAVRTVVEGAEHSPNAERPGPTAEALVRFWDLS, from the coding sequence ATGAGCAGGCCCCCCTTCCTCACGTTGCCCCCGTGCGCCCGCGCCCACCGGCTGTCCACCTCCCGCGGGGAGTTCGCCGTGCACGATGCGCAGCCCTCCTCACCGCCGCGCGGCACCGTGCTGCTCGTGCCGGGGTTCACCGGCAGCAAGGAGGACTTCATCGCGCTGCTGGAGCCGATCGCGGCGGCCGGGTACCGGGCCGTCGCCGTGGACGGGCGCGGGCAGCACGAGACCGAGGGGCCGCGGGACGAGGCGGCGTACGCGCTGGGCGAGTTGGCGCGCGACGTCCTCGCCCAGGCGGAGGCCCTCGGCGGCGACGGCGGCGGGGTGCACCTGCTGGGGCACTCGCTCGGCGGGCTGATCTCGCGCGCAGCGGTGCTGGACGACGCGTCCCCGTTCCGGTCGCTGACCATCATGAGCTGCGGCCCGGCCGCGATCTGCGCCGCGCAGCAGGAGCGCACGCGGCTCCTGGTCGCGGCGCTGGGCGCGTACGACATGGGCACGGTGTGGCTGGAGATGCGCAGGGCGGACGGGGAGAGCGCGCCGGCCGCGCCCGTCCCGCCGGAGCTCGACGCGTTCCTGCGCCGCCGCTGGATGGGCACGGCGCCCGAGCAACTGATGGCGACGGGCAGGCAGTTGACGGCCGAGCCGGACCGTACGGCGGAGCTGGCGGCGGTGCCGCTGCCCAAGCACGTGATCTCGGGCGCCGTGGACTACGCCTGGCCGGTGCCGTCGATCGACGCGATGGCGAAGGAGCTGTCGGCGGTCCGTACGGTCGTGGAGGGCGCCGAGCACTCCCCCAACGCCGAGCGCCCCGGCCCGACGGCGGAGGCGCTCGTCCGCTTCTGGGACCTGTCCTGA
- a CDS encoding DEAD/DEAH box helicase, which yields MTLPVALSGSDVIGQAKTGTGKTLGFGLPLLERVVVPADVEAGRARPEQLTDAPQALVVVPTRELCQQVTNDLLTAGKVRNVRVQAIYGGRAYEPQVEALKKGVDVIVGTPGRLLDLAGQKKLSLAHVKALVLDEADEMLDLGFLPDVERIITMLPAKRQTMLFSATMPGAVISLARRYMSQPTHIRATSPDDEGQTHANIAQHIFRAHNMDKPEMVARILQAEGRNRAMIFCRTKRTAADIADQLVRRGFASGAVHGDLGQGAREQALRAFRNGKVDVLVCTDVAARGIDVDDVTHVINYQSPEDEKTYLHRIGRTGRAGKSGTAVTLVDWDDIPRWKLINKALELPFDEPEETYSTSPHLYEVLGIPAGTKGILPRSERTRAGLAAEEIEDLGETGGRGARGGRGGDRDRGGDRGRDRDRGPRQESEERPARTRTPRQRRRTRGGSALGAETASAPVASAAPVAEGAPATPSKPRRRRRTRGGSGPAAAVTPAATETVVTTEAAAPAETAVAAPTAEVPAQPRRRRTRAAKPEAAAALVPAETVPVETAPVETAPVEAAPVVPAQEAQEQAEAKPARRTRAKKAAAAPVAEVVAEAVAVTEAPAEAKPKRTRAKKAEAAPAEVAAEATEVVETVEAKPKRTRAKKAAVAPVAEPAVEAEAEVKPKRTRTTKKAAAAVEPVAEAATEVAEKPKRTRKTAAAKKAEAEAAVGTAEAAEAKPKRTRTTKKAAAAVAEPVADAEAKPKRTRKAAAPKADAAEAPAEAAEKPKRTRKAAAPKAKADVDA from the coding sequence ATGACGCTCCCGGTCGCCCTCTCGGGCTCCGACGTCATCGGCCAGGCCAAGACCGGCACCGGCAAGACGCTGGGCTTCGGCCTGCCCCTCCTGGAGCGCGTCGTCGTCCCCGCGGACGTCGAGGCCGGCCGGGCCCGCCCCGAGCAGCTGACCGACGCCCCGCAGGCGCTCGTCGTCGTCCCCACGCGTGAGCTGTGCCAGCAGGTCACCAACGACCTCCTGACCGCCGGCAAGGTGCGCAACGTGCGCGTCCAGGCGATCTACGGCGGCCGTGCCTACGAGCCGCAGGTCGAGGCCCTCAAGAAGGGCGTCGACGTCATCGTCGGCACCCCCGGCCGCCTGCTCGACCTCGCCGGCCAGAAGAAGCTCAGCCTCGCGCACGTCAAGGCCCTCGTCCTGGACGAGGCCGACGAGATGCTCGACCTCGGCTTCCTGCCCGACGTCGAGCGCATCATCACGATGCTCCCGGCCAAGCGCCAGACCATGCTCTTCTCGGCCACCATGCCGGGCGCGGTCATCTCCCTGGCGCGGCGCTACATGTCCCAGCCCACGCACATCCGCGCCACCTCGCCGGACGACGAGGGCCAGACCCACGCCAACATCGCGCAGCACATCTTCCGTGCCCACAACATGGACAAGCCGGAGATGGTCGCCCGCATCCTGCAGGCCGAGGGCCGCAACCGCGCGATGATCTTCTGCCGCACGAAGCGCACCGCCGCGGACATCGCCGACCAGCTCGTCCGCCGCGGCTTCGCCTCCGGCGCGGTCCACGGCGACCTCGGCCAGGGCGCCCGCGAGCAGGCGCTGCGCGCCTTCCGCAACGGCAAGGTCGACGTCCTGGTCTGCACCGACGTCGCCGCCCGCGGCATCGACGTCGACGACGTCACCCACGTCATCAACTACCAGTCCCCCGAGGACGAGAAGACCTACCTGCACCGCATCGGCCGCACCGGCCGCGCGGGCAAGTCGGGCACGGCCGTCACCCTGGTCGACTGGGACGACATCCCGCGCTGGAAGCTCATCAACAAGGCGCTCGAGCTGCCGTTCGACGAGCCGGAGGAGACGTACTCCACCTCCCCGCACCTGTACGAGGTGCTGGGCATCCCCGCCGGTACGAAGGGCATACTGCCGCGCTCCGAGCGGACCCGTGCCGGGCTCGCGGCGGAGGAGATCGAGGACCTCGGCGAGACCGGCGGCCGTGGTGCCCGCGGCGGCCGTGGCGGTGACCGCGACCGCGGCGGTGACCGTGGCCGTGACCGCGACCGCGGCCCGCGCCAGGAGTCCGAGGAGCGTCCCGCCCGTACGCGTACGCCGCGTCAGCGCCGCCGCACCCGCGGTGGATCGGCGCTCGGCGCCGAGACCGCGTCCGCTCCGGTCGCGTCCGCCGCACCGGTGGCCGAGGGCGCGCCCGCCACGCCGTCGAAGCCGCGTCGCCGCCGTCGTACGCGCGGCGGTTCGGGCCCGGCCGCAGCCGTGACGCCGGCCGCCACGGAGACCGTGGTGACCACCGAGGCCGCCGCTCCCGCCGAGACCGCCGTCGCGGCGCCCACCGCGGAGGTTCCGGCCCAGCCGCGCCGCCGCCGTACGCGCGCCGCGAAGCCGGAGGCCGCTGCCGCGCTCGTGCCGGCGGAGACGGTTCCCGTCGAGACCGCGCCCGTCGAGACCGCCCCGGTCGAGGCCGCGCCGGTCGTTCCGGCCCAGGAGGCCCAGGAGCAGGCCGAGGCCAAGCCGGCCCGCCGGACCCGCGCCAAGAAGGCTGCCGCCGCCCCCGTGGCGGAGGTCGTCGCCGAGGCCGTGGCCGTGACCGAGGCTCCGGCCGAGGCCAAGCCGAAGCGCACCCGCGCCAAGAAGGCCGAGGCCGCGCCCGCCGAGGTCGCCGCCGAGGCGACCGAGGTCGTGGAGACCGTCGAGGCCAAGCCCAAGCGCACCCGCGCCAAGAAGGCCGCCGTCGCCCCCGTGGCGGAGCCGGCCGTCGAGGCCGAGGCCGAGGTCAAGCCGAAGCGCACCCGCACCACCAAGAAGGCTGCGGCCGCGGTGGAGCCGGTGGCCGAGGCCGCGACCGAGGTCGCGGAGAAGCCCAAGCGGACCCGCAAGACCGCCGCGGCCAAGAAGGCCGAGGCCGAGGCCGCGGTCGGCACCGCCGAGGCCGCCGAGGCGAAGCCCAAGCGCACCCGCACCACGAAGAAGGCCGCCGCCGCGGTGGCCGAGCCCGTGGCGGACGCCGAGGCGAAGCCCAAGCGCACCCGTAAGGCCGCCGCTCCCAAGGCGGACGCCGCGGAGGCCCCGGCCGAGGCGGCGGAGAAGCCGAAGCGCACGCGCAAGGCCGCTGCGCCCAAGGCCAAGGCCGACGTGGACGCCTGA
- a CDS encoding ferritin-like fold-containing protein codes for METSDNAENANEPAEALTGIAAQDWAQASADPQYRAAVVDLLGALAYGELAAFERLAEDAKLAPTLDDKAELAKMAAAEFGHFQRLRDRLAAIDAEPTGAMEPFAAALDEFHRQTAPSDWLEGLVKAYVGDSIASDFYREVAARLDSDTRALVLTVLDDTGHATFAVEKVRAAIEAEPRVGGRLALWARRLMGEALSQAQRVVADRDALSTMLVGGVADGFDLAEVGKMFSRITEAHTKRMAALGLAA; via the coding sequence ATGGAGACGTCCGACAACGCTGAGAACGCCAACGAGCCCGCCGAGGCGCTCACCGGGATCGCCGCCCAGGACTGGGCTCAGGCATCCGCCGACCCGCAGTACCGCGCGGCGGTCGTGGACCTGCTGGGCGCGCTCGCCTACGGCGAGCTGGCCGCCTTCGAGCGCCTCGCCGAGGACGCGAAGCTGGCCCCCACGCTGGACGACAAGGCAGAGCTGGCGAAGATGGCCGCGGCGGAGTTCGGCCACTTCCAGCGGCTGCGCGACCGGCTGGCCGCGATCGACGCGGAGCCGACCGGCGCCATGGAGCCCTTCGCGGCCGCCCTCGACGAGTTCCACCGCCAGACCGCGCCGTCCGACTGGCTGGAGGGCCTGGTCAAGGCCTATGTGGGCGACTCGATCGCCAGTGACTTCTACCGCGAGGTGGCGGCCCGGCTGGACTCCGACACCCGCGCCCTGGTGCTGACCGTGCTGGACGACACGGGGCATGCGACCTTCGCGGTCGAGAAGGTGCGCGCCGCGATCGAGGCCGAGCCGCGCGTGGGCGGCCGCCTCGCGCTGTGGGCGCGCCGGCTGATGGGCGAGGCGCTCTCGCAGGCGCAGCGCGTGGTCGCCGACCGCGACGCGCTCTCCACGATGCTGGTGGGCGGCGTGGCCGACGGCTTCGACCTCGCGGAGGTCGGGAAGATGTTCTCCCGGATCACCGAGGCGCACACCAAGCGCATGGCGGCGCTGGGCCTCGCGGCCTGA
- a CDS encoding DUF3107 domain-containing protein: MEVKIGVQHAPREIVIESTQSAEEVERAISDALAGKAPLLSLEDSRGRKVLVPSERLAYVEIGEPATRKVGFGAL; this comes from the coding sequence GTGGAGGTCAAGATCGGCGTGCAGCACGCGCCGCGCGAGATCGTCATCGAGAGCACGCAGAGTGCCGAGGAGGTCGAGCGGGCGATCTCCGACGCGCTGGCCGGCAAGGCACCGCTGCTCAGCCTGGAGGACAGCCGCGGCCGCAAGGTCCTGGTCCCGTCCGAGCGCCTGGCCTACGTGGAGATCGGCGAGCCCGCGACCCGCAAGGTCGGTTTCGGCGCGCTCTGA
- a CDS encoding TetR/AcrR family transcriptional regulator: MTAIEQTEARPRGTRLPRRARRNQLLGAAQEVFVAQGYHAAAMDDIAERAGVSKPVLYQHFPGKLDLYLALLDQHCENLLHAVRTALASTSDNKQRVAATMDAYFAYVEDEGGAFRLVFESDLTNEPAVRERVDKVSLQCAEAISDVIAEDTGLSKDEAMLLAVGLGGVSQVVARYWLSSESTVPRATAVQLLTSLAWRGIAGFPKNAPEQG, encoded by the coding sequence GTGACAGCCATCGAGCAGACCGAGGCGCGGCCGCGGGGCACGCGCCTGCCGCGCCGAGCCCGACGCAACCAGCTGCTGGGCGCAGCCCAGGAAGTCTTCGTCGCACAGGGGTACCACGCGGCGGCGATGGACGACATCGCCGAGCGGGCGGGCGTCAGCAAGCCGGTCCTCTACCAGCACTTCCCCGGCAAGCTCGACCTCTACCTGGCCCTGCTGGACCAGCACTGCGAGAACCTGCTGCACGCGGTGCGCACCGCGCTGGCCTCCACGTCCGACAACAAGCAGCGCGTCGCGGCCACCATGGACGCCTACTTCGCGTACGTGGAGGACGAGGGCGGCGCCTTCCGCCTGGTCTTCGAGTCCGACCTGACCAACGAGCCGGCCGTGCGCGAGCGCGTCGACAAGGTCTCGCTGCAGTGCGCCGAGGCGATCAGCGACGTCATCGCCGAGGACACGGGCCTGTCGAAGGACGAGGCGATGCTGCTGGCCGTGGGCCTCGGCGGCGTCTCCCAGGTGGTCGCGCGCTACTGGCTCTCCAGCGAGAGCACGGTGCCCCGCGCGACCGCCGTCCAGCTGCTGACCTCGCTCGCGTGGCGCGGCATCGCGGGCTTCCCGAAGAACGCCCCCGAGCAGGGCTGA